A region from the Candidatus Neomarinimicrobiota bacterium genome encodes:
- a CDS encoding Rne/Rng family ribonuclease: MNKEIYINDTATETRIAITEDGNLVELYIETPDEKSCVGNIYNGLVENVIPGMRAAFVDIGQKINAFLPFSEVGHEGQLSTILDADEKEEGEIPAPVKSPEELKTGDPILVQVTKDSWGEKGPRVTTNISLPGRFLVLVPYANYIGISKKIQSYNRRKELKKIARSIKPEGFGLIVRTVAEDKSDEELKRDMDYLLNNWQELQKNLKRSTPPALIYRDMEITSSVIRDLFTNEVSRVLVDNKQMFRKIQTYARQVAPNLEDRIFFHKSGSIFEIHNISKQLERSLSRRIWIRGGGHIVIEHTEALVSIDVNSGKFIGKKNQESNNLRINLEAATEIARQLRLRDIGGLIVIDFIDMEDRGNRKKLVDSFRRELQKDRAKVSVSDVSDFGLVEMTRQRIRTSLFFSTSDECPMCHGTGRIPSKDSVISKIDNWIRRFRIHSKDKFIRITVHPTIMAQLSHGSAKKQFRHLQLKNLLWIDFKGDDSLEFDQFRVFSRRLNKDITDLY, translated from the coding sequence ATGAACAAAGAGATTTATATTAACGACACAGCCACCGAAACGCGGATTGCCATTACGGAAGACGGGAATCTGGTAGAGCTGTACATTGAAACACCCGATGAAAAGAGTTGTGTGGGTAACATTTACAACGGACTGGTGGAAAACGTGATACCCGGGATGCGGGCGGCCTTTGTGGATATCGGTCAGAAAATCAATGCGTTTCTCCCCTTTTCCGAGGTAGGACATGAGGGACAACTTTCCACAATTCTGGATGCCGACGAAAAGGAGGAAGGTGAAATCCCCGCACCTGTGAAATCACCGGAAGAATTGAAGACCGGCGATCCTATTCTCGTCCAGGTCACAAAAGACTCCTGGGGAGAAAAAGGTCCGCGGGTAACAACCAACATCTCCCTTCCGGGAAGGTTCCTGGTGCTGGTTCCCTATGCCAATTACATAGGCATATCCAAGAAAATCCAGTCTTACAACCGCCGCAAGGAGCTGAAAAAAATAGCCCGTTCCATTAAGCCGGAGGGATTCGGCCTGATTGTCCGGACAGTTGCCGAGGATAAGTCGGACGAAGAGTTAAAGCGGGATATGGACTATCTGTTAAATAACTGGCAGGAATTACAGAAGAATCTGAAACGAAGCACTCCGCCGGCTCTCATTTACCGGGATATGGAGATAACTTCTTCGGTCATCCGGGATCTTTTTACCAATGAAGTCAGCCGGGTTTTGGTCGACAACAAGCAGATGTTTCGGAAAATCCAGACCTATGCCCGGCAGGTGGCGCCCAATCTTGAAGACCGGATATTTTTTCATAAAAGCGGCTCCATTTTTGAAATTCACAACATTTCCAAACAACTTGAAAGATCCTTAAGTCGACGTATCTGGATCCGGGGTGGCGGACACATTGTCATTGAACACACGGAAGCCCTGGTATCCATAGACGTGAACAGCGGAAAATTCATCGGAAAAAAGAACCAGGAAAGCAATAATCTGCGCATTAACCTGGAAGCGGCCACTGAAATTGCCCGCCAGTTACGCCTGAGGGACATCGGCGGACTGATTGTCATTGATTTTATTGATATGGAGGATCGGGGGAACCGGAAAAAACTGGTGGATTCCTTCCGCAGGGAATTACAAAAGGACCGGGCGAAAGTTTCCGTCTCGGATGTTTCCGATTTTGGTTTGGTGGAAATGACCCGCCAGCGGATCCGCACATCTCTCTTTTTCAGCACCTCGGATGAGTGTCCCATGTGTCACGGAACCGGCCGGATTCCTTCCAAAGACAGCGTCATATCCAAAATCGACAACTGGATCCGGCGCTTCAGAATTCATTCAAAAGATAAATTTATCCGCATAACCGTTCATCCCACCATCATGGCCCAGCTATCCCACGGCTCCGCGAAAAAACAATTCCGTCACCTGCAATTGAAAAACCTGCTCTGGATCGATTTTAAAGGGGATGATTCCCTGGAATTTGATCAATTCAGGGTATTTAGCCGGAGACTGAATAAAGACATAACTGATCTTTATTGA
- a CDS encoding TIGR03960 family B12-binding radical SAM protein: MGTINTDILHDILTRVEKPGRYVGGELNMIRKNPLETNLSLCLAYPDTYEVGMPFQGFQELYHIVNSNPHYAAERVYAPWTDMEKVMREKEIPLFSLENQRPLKDFDVLGFTLQYEMTYTNILNMLDLACIPLFSRDRNEKSPLIIAGGSCAYNPEPLTSFIDLFVIGDAEDLILPLMNLILEGKKQGWSRDILLETLAGTNPAYYVPSVWDQKPYPVRTHIVKELRPDYYPEKPLIPLIEIAHDRFALEIQRGCTEGCRFCQAGMIYRPVRERAPEDLYRQTVNTLRNTGYEEMSLLSLSTSDYTGLEPAIRKMLPVIRSCHVSVSFPSLRLDSVNPELLDTALSGKRSGLTFAPEAGTERLRQVINKNIRDKQLFDTFRLALEKGWKTVKFYFMVGLPTETLEDLDGIVRLIRELHDMSRAYGHININVTLSSFIPKPATPFQWEAQIDPANLQARIDHVKQKLRIPGIKVMTRDPDYTLIEGILARGDRHVGEAIYRSWQKGSRFDAWNEYFDINRWMEAFDESDIFVETYLTPFDTSAPLPWEHINPGVSRSYLLREKEKAYREEYTRDCRNGCTGCDVCDFTEIRMRTVESGTVRAFTVSEEPLSVPPLPEQGSERYITRLEFSKTGLMRYLSHQDLFRLIHRTLNLLRLPVRFSEGFNPRPRISLGYPIPMGFEAFSEYADITFNTPVDGLREKLNSIFPPGLRILKTQDVSKDTPSVMKATCYLDYEALFSEKIPIQKINKTLDELARKDQWLVTRHHPKKGNKTIDLKPLVDNFTINETRRSIFVRFRVMESRTGRLDEFLHILFKEDFPPYEGRRLKAGLSSDETADIKV; encoded by the coding sequence ATGGGTACCATCAACACAGACATCCTCCACGATATTTTAACCCGGGTGGAAAAACCGGGTCGATACGTCGGCGGTGAGCTGAATATGATCCGAAAAAATCCCCTGGAAACGAATCTGAGCCTGTGTCTGGCCTATCCCGACACCTATGAAGTGGGAATGCCATTTCAGGGATTTCAGGAGTTATACCACATCGTGAATTCCAATCCGCATTATGCGGCGGAACGGGTGTATGCGCCATGGACGGACATGGAAAAAGTGATGCGTGAAAAGGAGATCCCCCTCTTTTCACTGGAGAATCAACGTCCTCTCAAAGATTTTGATGTCCTGGGTTTCACCCTCCAATATGAAATGACATACACCAATATTTTGAATATGCTGGATCTGGCCTGCATTCCACTTTTTTCCCGTGACAGAAATGAAAAGTCCCCCCTGATTATCGCCGGCGGATCCTGTGCTTATAATCCGGAACCGCTCACATCGTTTATCGACCTCTTTGTCATCGGGGATGCGGAAGATTTGATACTCCCCTTGATGAATTTAATCCTGGAAGGAAAAAAGCAGGGTTGGAGTCGGGATATCCTTTTGGAAACCCTTGCGGGAACCAATCCGGCTTATTATGTCCCCTCTGTGTGGGATCAAAAGCCCTATCCGGTCCGGACCCATATCGTGAAAGAACTGCGGCCGGATTATTATCCTGAAAAGCCACTGATTCCCCTGATTGAGATCGCCCACGACCGGTTTGCCCTGGAAATTCAACGGGGTTGTACCGAAGGATGCCGTTTCTGTCAGGCCGGAATGATCTACCGGCCGGTGAGAGAAAGGGCTCCGGAAGATTTGTACCGGCAAACCGTGAACACACTCCGGAATACCGGCTATGAGGAAATGTCCCTCTTAAGCCTTTCCACATCGGATTATACGGGTCTTGAGCCTGCCATCCGGAAAATGTTGCCTGTTATCCGGTCCTGCCATGTTTCCGTCAGTTTTCCTTCGTTGCGGCTGGACTCAGTCAATCCCGAACTCCTGGACACAGCCCTGAGCGGTAAACGATCCGGACTGACCTTTGCACCGGAAGCGGGAACAGAACGGCTTCGACAGGTCATCAATAAAAACATCCGGGATAAGCAACTCTTTGATACATTCAGGCTGGCGCTTGAAAAAGGGTGGAAAACCGTCAAATTCTATTTTATGGTCGGTCTGCCCACGGAAACCCTGGAAGATCTGGACGGAATTGTTCGTCTGATCCGGGAATTGCATGACATGAGCCGCGCTTACGGACACATAAACATCAACGTTACCCTGTCCAGTTTTATCCCAAAACCGGCAACACCGTTTCAGTGGGAAGCCCAGATTGATCCGGCAAACCTTCAGGCCCGGATTGACCATGTGAAGCAGAAATTGAGAATACCGGGGATCAAAGTGATGACACGGGATCCGGATTATACATTGATTGAAGGCATTCTTGCCAGGGGAGACAGGCATGTGGGGGAAGCCATTTACCGATCCTGGCAAAAAGGATCCCGTTTCGATGCCTGGAACGAATATTTTGACATAAACCGGTGGATGGAGGCTTTTGATGAAAGCGACATCTTTGTGGAAACTTATCTGACGCCCTTCGATACCAGTGCCCCCCTGCCCTGGGAGCATATCAATCCCGGCGTCAGCCGATCATACCTGCTGAGGGAAAAGGAAAAGGCTTACCGTGAAGAGTATACACGGGACTGCCGGAACGGATGTACCGGATGTGATGTCTGTGACTTTACTGAAATCCGGATGCGGACTGTGGAGTCCGGAACTGTCCGGGCATTCACGGTATCTGAGGAACCCTTGTCCGTTCCACCCCTCCCGGAGCAAGGGTCCGAACGGTATATCACCCGGCTGGAATTCAGCAAAACCGGCCTGATGCGCTATTTGAGTCATCAGGATCTGTTCCGGCTGATTCACAGAACACTCAATCTTCTCAGGCTCCCGGTCCGCTTTTCCGAAGGATTCAATCCCCGTCCCCGAATATCCCTGGGATATCCAATTCCCATGGGATTTGAGGCATTTTCCGAATATGCAGATATCACCTTTAACACACCGGTAGACGGACTCAGGGAAAAGCTTAATTCCATTTTTCCGCCAGGATTGCGTATATTAAAGACACAGGATGTTTCCAAAGATACCCCTTCCGTCATGAAAGCAACTTGTTATCTTGACTATGAAGCACTTTTTTCGGAGAAAATTCCGATACAAAAGATCAATAAAACATTGGATGAGCTGGCGCGGAAGGATCAATGGCTGGTCACCCGGCATCATCCGAAAAAAGGGAATAAAACCATTGATTTAAAACCGCTGGTAGACAATTTTACAATAAACGAAACACGTCGGTCGATTTTTGTACGGTTCAGGGTAATGGAGTCCCGGACCGGACGTTTGGACGAATTTTTACACATCCTCTTTAAAGAAGATTTCCCTCCTTATGAGGGGCGCCGGTTGAAGGCCGGCCTGAGTTCAGACGAAACGGCTGACATAAAGGTGTAA
- a CDS encoding 4Fe-4S binding protein, which yields MAVVVDVNVCEGHGDCIEVCPVGALSLNDDNKAVCDEDTCIDCLACISACPVEAISEGE from the coding sequence ATGGCTGTTGTTGTTGATGTGAATGTATGTGAAGGGCACGGAGACTGTATTGAAGTCTGCCCCGTAGGCGCTCTGAGTCTGAATGATGATAATAAAGCCGTTTGTGACGAAGATACGTGTATTGATTGTCTGGCCTGTATTTCCGCATGTCCTGTGGAAGCCATCAGCGAAGGCGAATAA
- a CDS encoding Mrp/NBP35 family ATP-binding protein encodes MNKEQVMDILKTVNYPGFTRNLVDFGMVRDIEKSSEGWIIRLNVVSKDEKKLDTLRKQVIESLAKKGEKTAHVLIDTKPAQIKGQKPSGQAKDKNPFDDQKRFEYADHVIAVASGKGGVGKSTIAANLAMAMAKQGKSVGLMDLDVYGPSVPTLFGVVQPPRVEDEHTIYPAEKYGIQIMSFGFFIEQDSPVIWRGPLVMKLVTQFLNDVVWKPMDFLILDLPPGTGDVQLSLVQQLKLDGAVIVTTPQDLALADVKRGANMFGKVNTPVLGIVENMSYFVCPHCGKESYIFSKGGGDRESRRLNVPLLGRIPLTEDVMNASDTGCPIVESAPDSEPAKNFSGIATSLIKMLQK; translated from the coding sequence GTGAATAAAGAACAGGTAATGGATATATTAAAGACCGTGAATTATCCCGGTTTTACCAGGAATCTGGTGGATTTTGGTATGGTCCGGGATATTGAAAAAAGCAGCGAGGGCTGGATTATCCGGCTGAATGTGGTGTCTAAAGATGAAAAAAAGCTGGACACACTGCGGAAACAAGTGATTGAATCCCTGGCAAAAAAGGGTGAAAAGACAGCACATGTATTAATTGATACAAAGCCGGCACAAATAAAGGGACAGAAACCGTCTGGTCAGGCTAAAGATAAAAATCCCTTTGATGATCAGAAACGTTTTGAATATGCAGATCATGTCATTGCAGTTGCCAGCGGCAAGGGAGGGGTTGGAAAATCCACGATTGCTGCAAATCTGGCCATGGCCATGGCAAAGCAGGGAAAATCGGTGGGACTCATGGATCTGGATGTATATGGTCCCAGCGTTCCGACCCTGTTTGGAGTGGTTCAACCTCCCCGGGTTGAAGATGAACATACCATTTATCCGGCTGAAAAATATGGAATACAGATCATGTCCTTCGGTTTTTTTATTGAACAGGATTCCCCCGTGATCTGGCGCGGACCGTTGGTGATGAAGCTGGTAACCCAGTTTCTGAATGATGTGGTTTGGAAGCCCATGGATTTTTTAATTCTGGATTTGCCGCCGGGAACAGGTGATGTGCAACTCTCCCTTGTGCAGCAATTGAAACTGGATGGTGCGGTGATTGTCACTACCCCTCAGGATCTGGCCCTGGCCGATGTAAAGCGGGGAGCCAATATGTTTGGAAAAGTTAATACACCTGTCCTGGGGATTGTGGAAAATATGAGCTATTTTGTCTGTCCCCATTGTGGTAAGGAAAGTTATATCTTCAGCAAAGGCGGGGGGGACCGGGAAAGCCGCCGGCTGAATGTTCCCTTATTGGGACGAATTCCCCTCACCGAAGATGTCATGAACGCCTCGGATACCGGATGTCCTATTGTGGAATCGGCACCGGATTCCGAACCGGCAAAAAACTTTTCCGGGATTGCAACGTCCCTGATAAAAATGTTACAAAAATAA
- a CDS encoding metal-sulfur cluster assembly factor gives MSQLTLEKIHDVLKTCYDPEIPVSILDLGLIYNIEIDGDVVNVVMTLTARGCPMSRKISADVKNKLEALPEVSRANVDIVWDPQWTPEMISPEGRRILGMD, from the coding sequence ATGAGTCAGCTTACACTTGAAAAAATCCATGACGTATTGAAGACGTGCTATGATCCTGAAATACCTGTGAGTATTCTGGATCTTGGATTGATTTACAATATTGAAATTGATGGGGATGTGGTGAATGTGGTAATGACGTTGACTGCCCGCGGATGCCCCATGAGCCGGAAAATATCAGCTGACGTAAAAAACAAACTGGAGGCTCTCCCGGAAGTCTCCCGGGCGAATGTTGACATTGTGTGGGATCCCCAGTGGACACCCGAGATGATTTCCCCGGAAGGCCGGCGGATCCTTGGAATGGATTGA
- a CDS encoding isoprenyl transferase — MKKHPRLPCHVAVIMDGNGRWAKKRNLPRISGHMEGIHSVQDVVEASGELGIAYLTLYTFSKENWNRPESEVSALMSLLVKTFHEEISELDRNNVRFNVIGCIDDLPEETRNKMLQGIEQTKENTGLTLTLALSYGSRIEITEAVKSICRDVAKGSLSPDDVNEALISSRLYTADIPDPDLLIRTSGELRISNFLLWQIAYSEFYVTPKLWPDFRKKDYLEAINSYLNRERRFGKVSEQLNS, encoded by the coding sequence ATGAAAAAGCACCCCCGGCTTCCATGCCATGTGGCGGTGATTATGGATGGAAACGGTCGCTGGGCAAAAAAGAGAAACCTTCCCCGGATCTCCGGTCATATGGAAGGTATTCACTCTGTCCAAGATGTGGTAGAAGCCTCCGGAGAACTGGGGATTGCTTATCTTACCCTTTACACCTTTTCCAAAGAGAACTGGAACAGGCCGGAATCTGAAGTGTCTGCCCTTATGTCCCTCCTTGTGAAGACATTTCATGAAGAAATATCCGAATTAGACCGGAACAATGTTCGTTTTAATGTCATTGGATGTATCGATGACCTGCCTGAAGAAACACGGAACAAAATGCTTCAGGGAATCGAACAGACAAAAGAGAATACGGGATTAACATTGACACTTGCCCTGAGCTACGGAAGCCGGATTGAAATAACGGAAGCAGTAAAATCCATCTGCAGGGATGTGGCCAAAGGCAGCCTTTCACCGGATGACGTGAACGAAGCCCTGATTTCATCCCGGCTCTATACGGCTGATATACCCGACCCCGACTTACTGATCCGGACCAGCGGTGAATTGCGGATCAGCAACTTCCTTCTCTGGCAGATTGCGTATTCGGAATTCTATGTGACGCCAAAATTATGGCCCGATTTCCGGAAAAAGGATTATCTGGAAGCGATCAACAGCTACCTTAACCGGGAACGCCGCTTTGGCAAAGTCAGTGAACAATTGAACTCATAG
- the bamA gene encoding outer membrane protein assembly factor BamA: MKRTITLLALIILALPSLTPAQQESIKILDVTVVGNKTASESIIKVNSGFVEGAVLTGPQIQEGINKLWRLRLFSDIKIYVDKETPDGVYLIVSVQEYPRLNEVIYQGNEKLKTKNIEKDIIFIRGQVITPHLINKAVRDLKKMYDDEGYFNAKIDVSTRPAGDNIDLIIQIDEGKKVRIRDIDFVGNDKFSDWTLQRRMKETKARTWYRFYVSGKFDEEKFEEDKQKVLEFYRNHGYRDARILGTELKLNEDSTRITLEIKLEEGNPYYYGEITFDGNELYSTDFLKKSLESAGISRGEPFRENDFEMGVDLRIRSPYMDTGYLYAQIIPELTPRDKDTLDVHIIIQENEKVYIRRVNIVGNDRTRDFVIRREIRAFPGDVFNREALIRSQSDIFRLNYFSNVVPDIVPVDDKHVDLEITVEEKSSDRANMSMGYSELDGLIGSVGIDIMNLLGRGQQLTTEYQRGQSYQYLNLGFSEPWLMGRPNSIGVNFYYSERGASRYYTYPYDINVVGASLRFGRRFRWPDSYFYGSWSLNVTRKQYTNIDDKATFLAHNPTGLMKTRGNSFIQTISRDSKNRPEFPTTGSTVRFSTKLSGGLLKGHEEFVKNELEIKWWTPVVWKLVLYQNLHFGNINSFGDYAVIPYDERFYMGGAGMVSYTTPLRGYEDRSVGPIRSSSYMLGGRALAKYSLELRVPVSDNPTMYLFGFGETGQIWNEFNEVKMDRMVRSLGVGARIFMPMIGMLGFDVGYGFDNPYDPQGKPNGWKSHFVFGMPF, translated from the coding sequence GTGAAACGAACAATCACCCTTCTTGCCCTCATTATCCTTGCCTTACCCTCATTAACACCTGCCCAGCAGGAATCCATTAAAATCCTGGATGTGACGGTTGTGGGAAATAAAACCGCCTCTGAATCGATTATTAAGGTCAATTCCGGTTTTGTTGAAGGTGCCGTTCTGACAGGTCCCCAGATTCAGGAGGGAATTAACAAACTCTGGCGGCTCAGGCTTTTTAGTGATATCAAAATCTATGTCGATAAAGAAACGCCCGATGGTGTATATCTTATCGTCAGTGTCCAGGAATATCCCCGCCTGAATGAGGTCATTTATCAGGGGAATGAAAAACTGAAGACAAAGAATATTGAAAAAGACATCATCTTTATCCGCGGTCAGGTGATTACACCCCATCTCATCAATAAAGCGGTACGGGATTTGAAAAAAATGTATGATGATGAGGGATATTTCAACGCAAAGATCGATGTATCTACCCGGCCTGCCGGTGATAATATCGATTTAATTATTCAGATTGATGAGGGGAAAAAGGTCCGGATAAGGGACATTGATTTCGTGGGGAATGACAAATTCAGCGACTGGACCCTGCAACGCCGGATGAAAGAGACGAAAGCCCGTACCTGGTACCGCTTTTATGTGTCGGGTAAGTTTGATGAAGAAAAATTTGAGGAAGATAAGCAAAAAGTCCTGGAATTCTACAGGAACCATGGTTACCGGGATGCCCGGATTCTGGGGACCGAATTAAAATTGAATGAAGACAGTACCCGTATTACCCTTGAGATCAAACTGGAAGAGGGCAATCCCTACTATTATGGTGAGATTACATTTGATGGGAATGAGCTCTATTCTACGGACTTTCTGAAAAAGAGTCTGGAAAGTGCCGGGATTTCAAGAGGGGAGCCCTTTCGGGAAAACGATTTTGAGATGGGTGTGGATCTGCGGATCCGGAGTCCCTATATGGACACCGGGTACCTCTATGCCCAGATTATCCCTGAACTGACTCCCCGGGATAAAGATACGCTGGATGTGCATATTATTATTCAGGAAAATGAAAAAGTGTATATTCGCCGGGTGAATATTGTCGGCAATGACAGGACTCGGGATTTTGTGATCCGTCGGGAAATACGGGCTTTCCCCGGGGACGTGTTCAATCGCGAGGCCCTGATTCGCTCCCAGAGTGATATCTTCAGACTGAATTATTTCAGCAATGTGGTGCCGGATATCGTTCCGGTGGATGATAAACATGTGGATCTTGAGATAACCGTCGAGGAAAAATCAAGCGATCGGGCCAACATGTCTATGGGGTACAGTGAACTGGACGGACTCATCGGAAGTGTGGGGATTGACATCATGAACCTGTTGGGCCGGGGGCAACAACTGACGACGGAATATCAGCGGGGACAGTCATACCAATATTTGAATTTGGGTTTTTCCGAGCCCTGGCTTATGGGACGGCCTAATTCCATCGGCGTCAATTTCTACTATTCGGAACGTGGTGCTTCCCGGTATTACACCTACCCTTATGATATAAACGTGGTTGGTGCGTCCTTGCGTTTCGGTCGCCGTTTCCGCTGGCCCGACAGCTACTTTTATGGTAGCTGGAGTCTGAATGTCACCCGGAAACAATATACCAACATTGATGATAAAGCTACATTTCTGGCTCACAATCCCACAGGCTTGATGAAAACAAGGGGAAACAGTTTCATTCAGACCATTTCCCGGGACAGTAAGAACAGGCCCGAGTTCCCGACAACCGGTTCCACCGTACGATTCAGCACCAAATTATCCGGTGGTTTGCTGAAAGGACATGAAGAGTTTGTGAAAAATGAACTGGAAATCAAATGGTGGACACCTGTTGTATGGAAACTGGTTCTTTATCAGAACCTCCATTTCGGAAATATCAATTCGTTTGGAGATTATGCCGTGATACCCTATGACGAACGGTTTTACATGGGCGGTGCCGGTATGGTCAGTTATACCACACCTCTGCGTGGCTATGAAGACCGCTCTGTAGGACCTATCCGGTCATCCAGTTACATGCTCGGAGGAAGAGCCCTGGCCAAATACTCCCTGGAATTGCGCGTCCCCGTTTCCGATAACCCGACCATGTATCTCTTCGGTTTTGGTGAAACCGGTCAGATCTGGAATGAATTCAATGAAGTGAAGATGGACCGTATGGTCCGCAGTCTGGGTGTGGGTGCCCGAATCTTTATGCCCATGATCGGGATGCTGGGATTTGATGTTGGATATGGTTTTGATAATCCTTATGATCCACAGGGCAAGCCCAATGGCTGGAAGTCCCATTTTGTCTTTGGTATGCCCTTTTAA
- a CDS encoding OmpH family outer membrane protein encodes MVKRSTLLMIIALILAGVAGLQAQSKIGYINSEKLLREFDEAVDAMAKLEAESQRLEEEYNAMQVRGQKLLDEYESKRFVATEAWKTQKQQEIQKLQEELQNYQMKYFGPDGEIYVKQEEYLGPVMQKINQAIQRVGIDGGYDYIIDASKGTLVFADDKHDLTNTVLYELRKAQK; translated from the coding sequence ATGGTGAAACGTTCAACACTTTTGATGATCATTGCCCTTATCCTGGCTGGCGTAGCCGGTTTGCAGGCACAATCCAAAATCGGATATATTAATTCTGAAAAACTGCTTCGGGAATTTGATGAAGCCGTGGATGCCATGGCAAAACTGGAGGCGGAAAGCCAGCGTCTTGAAGAAGAGTATAATGCCATGCAGGTACGGGGACAGAAACTGCTGGATGAATATGAGAGCAAACGCTTTGTGGCCACAGAAGCCTGGAAGACCCAAAAACAGCAGGAAATTCAGAAACTACAGGAGGAACTCCAGAATTATCAGATGAAATATTTCGGTCCGGACGGCGAAATTTATGTCAAACAGGAAGAGTATCTGGGACCCGTTATGCAGAAGATTAACCAGGCAATTCAACGCGTGGGCATAGATGGCGGATATGATTATATCATCGATGCGTCCAAAGGGACACTGGTTTTTGCCGATGATAAACATGATCTGACAAACACGGTTTTATACGAGCTGCGTAAAGCACAAAAATAA
- the lpxD gene encoding UDP-3-O-(3-hydroxymyristoyl)glucosamine N-acyltransferase, with translation MQSEWTLSDIASFLNGEWQGEDDLKITGIREIHLAGPGDLTFVANPVYTKYLKTTRASAVIVSRDLETDFPNLIRVEDPQEAMGRLIPVFLSDRGLQDSERGIHETAVIHNTAVIGKDVHIGPYSVIGPHCEIGDGTTIMAHVTLYDHVIIGKKCTIHAGSVLGSDGFGYTLDKGVFRNIPQRGRVILHDEVEIGAHCTIDRGSLGDTVIGEGCKLDNHVHIAHNVKIGKHCAFAGMSGVAGSAVIGNYCVFGGRVSVNGHIHVADGTQVAAMSGVSKSTKPGEIIGGYIARPIHDFRREQAWIRRLPEMGELLNRIKAVLKLDKNS, from the coding sequence ATGCAGTCTGAATGGACCCTTTCAGATATTGCTTCTTTCCTGAACGGCGAATGGCAGGGAGAGGACGACCTTAAAATCACCGGTATCCGGGAGATTCATCTTGCCGGTCCCGGTGATCTGACTTTTGTAGCCAATCCGGTTTATACAAAATATTTAAAAACTACCAGGGCTTCGGCTGTGATTGTCTCCAGAGATTTAGAGACGGATTTTCCGAATCTGATTCGTGTTGAAGATCCCCAGGAAGCCATGGGACGGTTGATCCCGGTTTTTTTAAGTGACCGGGGACTCCAGGATTCAGAACGGGGAATTCATGAAACCGCCGTAATCCATAATACGGCCGTTATTGGAAAAGATGTGCACATCGGTCCTTATTCAGTTATCGGCCCCCATTGTGAAATTGGAGATGGGACGACCATCATGGCCCATGTAACCCTCTATGATCATGTCATTATCGGTAAAAAATGTACCATTCATGCCGGAAGTGTTCTGGGTTCGGACGGCTTCGGATATACTCTGGACAAAGGGGTGTTCCGAAATATCCCCCAGCGTGGACGGGTGATCCTCCATGACGAAGTGGAAATCGGCGCCCATTGTACGATTGACCGGGGAAGTCTGGGAGATACGGTGATTGGTGAAGGATGTAAACTGGATAACCATGTTCACATAGCCCATAATGTTAAAATTGGAAAACACTGTGCCTTTGCCGGTATGTCCGGTGTGGCCGGAAGTGCCGTGATTGGAAATTACTGTGTATTCGGCGGCAGGGTTTCGGTAAACGGCCATATTCATGTCGCAGACGGAACTCAGGTTGCCGCCATGTCCGGTGTCAGTAAAAGTACCAAACCCGGCGAGATCATCGGCGGATATATTGCCCGGCCGATTCACGATTTCCGCCGGGAACAGGCCTGGATACGTCGGCTGCCTGAAATGGGTGAACTCCTGAACCGGATTAAAGCCGTGTTAAAGCTGGATAAAAATTCATGA